One part of the Thermococcus radiotolerans genome encodes these proteins:
- a CDS encoding nicotinamidase — MPEEALIVVDMQRDFMPGGALPVPEGDRIIPRCNRYIEEFRKRGALIVATRDWHPENHVSFREQGGPWPRHCVQNTPGAEFVVELPADAVIISKATEPDKEAYSGFEGTNLAEILKRNGVKRVYVCGVATEYCVKATALDAVKNGFETYLLRDAVKGIKPQDEERALREMERAGVKVLYLI; from the coding sequence ATGCCCGAGGAGGCGCTCATCGTCGTTGACATGCAGAGGGATTTCATGCCCGGGGGAGCCCTGCCGGTTCCAGAGGGAGACAGGATAATACCCCGGTGCAACCGCTACATCGAGGAGTTCAGGAAGAGGGGGGCTTTGATAGTTGCCACGCGCGACTGGCATCCCGAGAACCACGTCAGCTTTAGGGAGCAGGGCGGCCCGTGGCCGAGGCACTGCGTTCAAAACACTCCCGGGGCGGAGTTCGTAGTGGAGCTTCCGGCCGATGCCGTGATAATCTCAAAGGCCACGGAGCCGGATAAGGAGGCCTATTCGGGATTCGAGGGGACGAACCTGGCAGAGATACTGAAGAGAAACGGTGTGAAGAGGGTTTACGTCTGCGGCGTCGCCACGGAGTACTGCGTTAAGGCAACGGCCCTCGATGCTGTTAAGAACGGCTTCGAGACCTACCTCCTCCGCGACGCGGTGAAGGGAATCAAACCCCAGGATGAGGAGCGGGCTTTGAGGGAGATGGAGAGGGCCGGCGTGAAGGTTCTCTACCTGATATGA
- a CDS encoding PadR family transcriptional regulator — protein sequence MKYRDFLALHILHHASEEPVTGSFLMKELERHGYHISPGTMYPLLHSLEGEGLLKSHWEVRGGRRVRVYEITEIGQRTLDEGKKRLRELCLELLGE from the coding sequence ATGAAGTACCGGGACTTCTTAGCTCTACACATACTCCACCACGCGAGCGAAGAACCAGTTACAGGCTCGTTTCTGATGAAAGAACTTGAGAGACACGGCTACCACATCAGCCCGGGAACCATGTACCCACTCCTTCACTCCCTGGAAGGGGAGGGCCTCCTCAAAAGCCACTGGGAGGTCCGGGGCGGGAGACGGGTTAGGGTCTACGAGATAACGGAAATCGGCCAAAGAACCCTCGACGAGGGCAAGAAAAGGCTGAGGGAACTCTGTCTCGAACTGCTGGGGGAATGA
- a CDS encoding PaaI family thioesterase produces MEQRTHRLTSERLVGKPVKIEKDYAEVLLETTKEMAVDEYGLVHGGFTFGLADYAAMLAVNEPTVVLGKAEVKFLKPVKTGERLLARARIEEDLGRKKIVKAEVFNERDETVFEGIFHCYVLEKHVLE; encoded by the coding sequence ATGGAGCAGAGAACTCACAGGCTGACCTCTGAAAGATTGGTTGGAAAACCCGTGAAAATTGAGAAAGATTACGCGGAGGTCCTTCTGGAGACCACTAAAGAGATGGCCGTTGATGAATACGGGCTCGTCCACGGCGGTTTCACCTTTGGCCTGGCTGACTACGCGGCAATGCTGGCCGTCAACGAGCCGACGGTGGTTCTTGGAAAGGCTGAGGTCAAGTTCCTCAAGCCGGTCAAGACAGGAGAAAGACTTCTAGCGAGGGCCAGGATAGAGGAAGACCTTGGAAGGAAGAAGATAGTAAAGGCCGAGGTCTTCAACGAGAGGGACGAGACGGTCTTCGAGGGGATCTTCCACTGCTACGTTCTGGAGAAGCACGTGCTCGAATGA
- a CDS encoding AI-2E family transporter: MKAERLAWAATVLIIAYITWKAISPLITPIFFGLILAYAAYPIHRRLASKLGEIHSAVLLTVGMLGLGGVVTLELLMISVQVAASFYQSVVDFFRWLMTQPLPPEVLDFLQNFFNQLIPRLSDYISKQAFSLPMYLLQLVVFLFTFYYALSNAHEIAEEIRLAIPDKNRRLGEEILESLNKTLGALVRAWLILNVIKGVLMTFGFLLFGVSDLYTAIVAGFLTFIFSFVPLFEGWMIWLLAAAYFAKEAMYLHAIGIAVYGFLLVSPMPDYTIRPMMVAKDANLDETLVFIGMIGGTWAMGVKGLIIGPIVLNLLLVLLKEWKRVISGREPSRRPSPSPSKPAPHPGV; this comes from the coding sequence ATGAAGGCGGAGAGACTTGCCTGGGCTGCCACCGTGCTCATCATAGCCTACATAACGTGGAAGGCCATCAGCCCATTGATAACGCCAATATTCTTCGGCCTGATTCTGGCCTACGCAGCATATCCCATACACAGGAGACTCGCCTCCAAGCTCGGCGAGATTCACTCCGCGGTGCTCCTCACGGTGGGAATGCTGGGGCTCGGCGGTGTGGTGACCCTCGAGCTTTTAATGATATCCGTCCAGGTCGCGGCATCTTTCTACCAGAGCGTCGTTGATTTCTTCAGGTGGCTCATGACACAGCCGCTGCCCCCCGAGGTTCTCGATTTCCTCCAGAACTTCTTCAATCAGCTCATCCCAAGGTTGTCGGACTACATATCGAAGCAGGCCTTCTCCCTCCCCATGTACCTCCTCCAGCTCGTCGTCTTCCTCTTTACATTCTACTACGCACTTTCCAACGCGCATGAGATAGCGGAGGAGATACGGCTGGCGATTCCGGATAAGAACCGCCGTCTGGGTGAGGAGATACTCGAAAGCCTTAACAAGACCCTGGGAGCACTGGTAAGGGCCTGGCTGATTTTGAACGTCATAAAAGGTGTTCTGATGACGTTTGGCTTCCTCCTGTTCGGGGTCTCCGACCTCTACACCGCGATAGTGGCCGGGTTCCTGACCTTCATCTTCTCCTTCGTTCCCCTCTTCGAGGGCTGGATGATATGGCTCCTCGCGGCCGCGTACTTCGCCAAGGAGGCCATGTACCTCCACGCGATTGGGATAGCGGTCTACGGCTTCCTCCTGGTCTCCCCGATGCCAGACTACACGATAAGGCCGATGATGGTCGCCAAGGACGCAAATCTCGACGAGACCCTCGTCTTCATAGGAATGATAGGCGGAACGTGGGCCATGGGGGTAAAGGGCCTCATAATAGGTCCTATAGTGCTCAACCTTCTCCTGGTTCTCCTGAAAGAATGGAAGAGGGTCATATCAGGTAGAGAACCTTCACGCCGGCCCTCTCCATCTCCCTCAAAGCCCGCTCCTCATCCTGGGGTTTGA
- a CDS encoding DUF4152 family protein, with the protein MRIVAADTGGALLDEEYNPIGLIATAAVLVERPYRTATMSVVRYGNPFDYDMSGRQAVREEAFLAVELAREVKPDVIHLDSTIGGIEVRKLDEPTIDALTITDRGKEVWKDLAKDLQPLAKKFWEETGIEIVAIGKSSVPVRIAEIYSGLYTAKWAIDYARDHGKAIVGLPRYMKVEIRPGKIYGESLDPREGGLFGEIGAETEGIGWELYPNPLVRRFMVLEVWRE; encoded by the coding sequence ATGAGAATAGTCGCCGCTGACACGGGTGGTGCCCTGCTGGATGAGGAGTACAATCCAATAGGTCTAATAGCCACGGCGGCCGTTCTTGTGGAGAGGCCATACAGAACGGCAACGATGAGCGTGGTGAGGTACGGGAATCCCTTCGACTACGACATGAGCGGAAGGCAGGCCGTTCGGGAGGAGGCTTTTCTGGCCGTTGAACTCGCGAGGGAAGTTAAGCCCGACGTGATACACCTCGACTCGACGATAGGTGGAATCGAGGTACGGAAGCTCGACGAGCCGACGATCGACGCTCTGACGATAACCGACCGCGGCAAGGAAGTGTGGAAGGACCTGGCCAAGGACCTTCAGCCCCTGGCGAAGAAATTCTGGGAGGAGACGGGGATAGAGATAGTCGCCATCGGCAAGTCCAGTGTCCCGGTTAGAATAGCGGAGATTTACTCGGGCCTCTACACCGCCAAGTGGGCGATTGACTACGCGAGGGACCACGGCAAGGCCATCGTCGGCCTGCCGAGGTATATGAAAGTTGAAATCCGTCCCGGAAAAATCTACGGCGAGAGCCTCGACCCGCGCGAGGGCGGTCTCTTCGGGGAAATTGGGGCAGAAACGGAAGGAATCGGCTGGGAGCTCTACCCGAACCCACTCGTGAGGCGCTTCATGGTTCTGGAAGTTTGGAGGGAGTGA
- a CDS encoding MFS transporter, protein MEERKKKIFGISWNVFLLGIVSFLNDMSSEMIMPVMPSYLMEVLDAGKLLSGSVMGAIESMSSLFKVAFGYVSDRFRKRKAFVFAGYALSTLAKGALAFTRYWWDFLLLRALDRIGKGIRTAPRDALIAESSEKGKTGKSFGFHRMMDTLGAVAGPLVAIALIEFLKSLPAETAYRYIFLLSAVPGAISLFVIILFVKDRGGEVKKKIKGISTLKNRNLQLFLAVVAIGALGRYSYAFTMWKAQELGYSVVQSIAFYALFNLIYALSAYPLGVYSDTFGKKRMITLGFGVAALAALAFAYARNFYTLIAAFVLYGIYIAIEDTIPRAYMADLAREYEKGTIIGAYHTVFGVFVFPASVIAGWLWGSYSLAYTFTFAAAMNVVAMVLMAFVRE, encoded by the coding sequence ATGGAGGAAAGGAAAAAGAAGATATTCGGAATAAGCTGGAATGTCTTCCTGCTCGGAATCGTCAGCTTCCTCAACGACATGAGCAGCGAGATGATAATGCCCGTTATGCCGAGCTATCTGATGGAGGTTCTCGACGCCGGAAAGCTGCTCAGCGGTTCCGTTATGGGCGCGATAGAGAGCATGAGCTCGCTGTTCAAGGTAGCCTTCGGCTACGTGAGCGACCGCTTTAGAAAGAGAAAGGCCTTCGTCTTCGCCGGTTACGCCCTCTCAACCCTCGCCAAAGGTGCCCTGGCATTCACCCGCTACTGGTGGGACTTCCTCCTCCTGCGCGCCCTGGACAGGATCGGGAAGGGCATAAGAACCGCCCCCAGAGATGCGCTTATAGCGGAATCGAGCGAGAAGGGGAAGACCGGAAAGTCCTTCGGCTTCCACAGAATGATGGACACCCTCGGAGCCGTCGCCGGTCCGCTCGTTGCCATAGCACTCATCGAGTTCCTGAAGAGCCTTCCGGCGGAAACGGCCTACCGCTACATCTTCCTGCTCTCCGCGGTTCCAGGGGCGATATCGCTCTTCGTTATAATCCTCTTCGTGAAGGACCGGGGCGGTGAGGTCAAAAAGAAGATCAAGGGCATCTCAACACTGAAGAACAGGAACCTGCAGCTCTTCTTAGCGGTGGTGGCGATAGGTGCCCTTGGAAGGTACAGCTACGCCTTCACGATGTGGAAGGCGCAGGAGCTCGGCTACTCCGTTGTCCAGAGCATAGCCTTCTACGCCCTCTTCAACCTGATCTACGCCCTCTCGGCCTATCCCCTCGGAGTTTACTCCGATACCTTCGGCAAGAAGAGGATGATAACCCTGGGCTTCGGAGTTGCGGCCCTGGCGGCTTTAGCTTTTGCATACGCGAGGAACTTCTACACGCTCATAGCGGCCTTCGTGCTCTACGGGATTTATATCGCCATCGAGGACACGATACCCAGGGCGTACATGGCGGATCTGGCGAGGGAATACGAGAAGGGCACTATAATAGGGGCATACCACACGGTCTTCGGCGTCTTCGTCTTCCCGGCGTCGGTGATAGCGGGCTGGCTCTGGGGGAGCTACTCCCTAGCCTACACCTTCACCTTCGCCGCAGCTATGAACGTCGTTGCCATGGTCCTAATGGCCTTCGTGAGGGAGTGA
- a CDS encoding DUF2240 family protein, translated as MHPIKRAVEYKGSVEFTRSELVGILAFSLRLMDVKAAKELIAKSLEEGLLEEKDGLLVVNKALLAEEEAEEDFFNEMVTHIANSLGWEREEVLEGIKSMRERYGDLDEKVLAYLFGMDKGVDMSRFKDRLEL; from the coding sequence GTGCACCCGATAAAACGCGCGGTTGAGTATAAGGGCTCGGTTGAGTTCACCAGGAGCGAACTCGTGGGGATACTGGCCTTCAGCCTCCGCCTGATGGACGTGAAGGCCGCGAAGGAGCTTATAGCGAAGTCTCTGGAGGAGGGCCTCCTCGAGGAAAAGGACGGTCTTCTGGTGGTCAACAAAGCCCTGCTAGCGGAGGAAGAGGCCGAGGAGGACTTCTTCAACGAGATGGTGACGCATATAGCAAATTCCCTCGGCTGGGAGCGGGAGGAGGTTCTTGAGGGCATCAAATCCATGCGCGAGCGCTACGGCGACCTCGACGAGAAGGTTCTGGCGTATCTCTTCGGCATGGACAAGGGCGTTGACATGTCGCGCTTTAAAGACCGGCTCGAGCTGTGA